A segment of the Penaeus monodon isolate SGIC_2016 chromosome 38, NSTDA_Pmon_1, whole genome shotgun sequence genome:
TTGCCAAACGAATGGGCATCTTTGAGAACAGGGAGCGGCCCAAGTACGTCACATCCATCTCCTTCACCGACACAGGCAATGTAATTTCGGGTGACTCGAACGGCAACCTGCTCATCTGGCAGCGAGGTTAGTGTTGATCACATTCCAGTACTATATTTCAGGAAGGATTCTCAAGCTGAACTAACAGAAAAAGGACCTTCTTTAAAATTTCTTCAGGATGATTCTATGATTCTCATTTTGATATGAGAACATCAAACATTTCTTGAAAACCAGAGAAAGTAACAtaaatctttcatttttatcatttgtccTTTACATATTTTCCTCAGTGTACATCATCTGTCTAAATGTTTTATAGGTGGCAATACCGTGTGCAAGATGGTTCGGGGAGCACATGAGGGCCCAGTGTTCTCCATCCTGGTGCAGAAGGATGGAGCCATCATCACCGGAGGGAAAGACGGACGCATCATTGAATGGGATCGTGATCTGGAGCGCACTGGCAATGTGATTGAGGtaacctatgtttttttttattattaattgtttggtTTCAATATGAAATTGATggtaactattttataatatttaatgcatttttttatattaatattgtaatgatttttataaatatgataatgaaaatggtattaattataataataatggtattagcaatataattattgttattattgttttatagttattactgtattatcattcactatagtaacattgataatatattaCTGCTAATTTTCTGTTTCAGGTTCCTGAGCAATTTGGTGCCCCACGTGTGGTTACCTCAGGGCGAGGGACACAGCTGGTCGTTGGTACAACCAGGAATTGCGTTCTTGGAGGAACATTCACTTTTCCTCTTAGACCAGTTATGCAAGTAAGTGAAtgtcttttatttcataatttcctTGCAAGGAGATTCTAAATCACTTTTTTATTACTGCCTaatccttattataatcatcatagagATGAGATTTGAAGGACAGTTGAACTTTGACAATTATGAGAGTgggtaagtacatatatattcagttttTAATCTTTATAAAGACTGCATTAAttggttcttctttttttcttctgtctcttccttttcctcttcctcttcttcatcctattCCTCTttgtcgtattattattatcatcatcattattatgatcattattctctATAGGGTCACACTGAAGAACTGTGGGCTTTAGCTCCTCATCCTAGCCAGCAGCAATTCCTGACAGCGGGATATGACCGTACCTGCTACTTGTGGGACACCATGGCTCATACTATTGTTTGGAGCAAGGACATTGGGGTATGAATTGTTTTTTTCTGGAATGTGTTGGAGTAAATTTCAAAACTTATTACTTTTGCTGAGCTTTTTACTTGTATGAGGTATGAATTAAGTTATTTTAGCTTTTAAGCAACTTAGGTACTGATTTCTGAAATTGCCTTAGGAACATGCCCAATCTGCTGCCTTTTCCAATAATGGAGAAATAGTAATCATCGGTACAACCAGTGGCCGTTGGTTTGTCATGGACTCAGAAACCCGAGAAATGTATTCACAGCACCAAGATGGAAATGAGCCAATACAggtaacattattgctattattatatttgacaTGTGTTTCAATATTGAAAATGGtaaagttatattttaaaaattccaaaagctattaaaaatgaataagaaataatttataattgttatatcagCAAGCTTCATGTTTTCACTAGATATCAAAATCTATTGTTCAATTGCCTTTCCTTGTGCTTGTTAATTTCCCTAAGTGTAATTATGAATTTTTCATACACAGGTTCTCAGATTTTCTCCAAGTGGACAATATCTTGCTGTAGGCTCAAGGGATAACAACATCTATGTCTACCAAGTATCAGAAGATTGCCGCAAGTACACTAGAATTGGTAGATGCCAGGTATGTTTATTCCCTTATTTTAGCAACTATTTTTAGATTATCTCAGGATTAAGGAATTTTGTTAGTATGACTTTTGTCTTTGAGGAAGAGTGAAAGTTCTGTCTCGCAATATAACCATCATGAGGCTTCTCTTTTCATGCATACTAAAGGCTAAGACTAGAAAAGCCAGGTACCAAAGCATATCATCAGTGGTAAGCATCATACCTTATTACCCTTATTACAAGTGCATACAAGCTGAGTGTGTCCCTCTGCAAATGCTTTTTTTACTCTGGAATGTAATGGTGTGTGTGGGAAGGTCTTGTGTTACTGTTATTTTAGTGTTGTATGCTAATgggatgttatttttctttctctagcctttttttttcaatggtagaTTTTCAAGGCTTTTTTTACTTATGCTTTTTGGGTATACCAGGCATGAAATTGAATTACTCTTCtcgttttattgtatttacaatGCGTATGTTGGAAAATATTCAGGAACTTGTTACCTGTAAGTACACATCTGTCCCGGCTTTCTTTGTGGATTAACCTTCTTGAATCTGTTTTCAGGGTCACTCAAGTTTTGTGACTCATCTAGATTGGTCTGCTGACAGCCAGTTCCTGCAGTCAAATTCAGGCGATTATGAACTGCTATTCTGTAAGTGTCTGCTTCAGTTTTGTGCCTGTTCTTACAGGATTTCTCAACCTAACTTTGTCTGAATACGATACCTGTTTGcagtaatatatgaaaataatagaatttCTGTCAGCTCATACTCAATATTCTTCCCTAGGGAATGCTGGCCTGTGCCGCCAAATTGTACAAACATCGCAGATGCGAGATGTGGAATGGGCAAGCAACACCTGCACTCTCAATTTCTCAACCCTTGGCATCTGGCCTGAGGGAGCTGATGGCACAGACATCAACACCTGTGCTAAAGCCAACCAGTCGTCATTGCTGGCGACAGGTGACGATTTTGGGAAAGTGAAGGTGTTTGCCTTCCCTGCTTGCAATCAAAAGGTATGAACAGTTTTTgttatctatacattttttttttttttttttttttttttttttaatgttacaaacacatgtacacatcaatacacacagacatacatttatatataccacatatgtatatttataaatactccAGAAGAAGTTATATTGATTGAGTTCAGTTTTCTGTAGTTGATACAACTAATAGCAAACAATGCACATGAGTTTTTCCCAATCAATATTGCTTTTTGCCATAACACGTTCCAGGAAATAGAATGCCATACTAACAGACCAAATTTAATATTAGAATGGTAGAACCAAAGCTCCTTCAACATCAGACTATTTCAGGTGCTCCTTTATTAAGAGAAACTTTTGAAATACAATATAAGGAATCCAGATATTAGATTCACCAGCATTCTGAATCCTTTTTTTATAAGGGTGTACAACTGGGAGAGAAGGATCTTGTATTGAATAACATGTTTTTAAAAGTGAGGGTATTAATAAAAACCTTGGAACtttgtatataatgaaatatataattttttatttaagcaCCAAACCTctatacaattaaaaaaatgttCAGTTTAGTTCATAATCTCATAATGTTGGATATACCTCTTCTCCACAAAGAGGTAAATACTTACAGCATCTTTATGAATGTTGTAAAATCTATGTCCATCTACTGACAATTTAAATTACTTATTACCATTTTTCCCAGGCTCGATGCTATGAGTATGGCGGGCACAGCAGTCACGTAACAGCTGTCGGGTACTTGCACGACGACTCGCGACTCATCTCCACTGGGGGTCGAGACACAGCCATCATGCAGTGGGTCGTCTcagctgcttcttcttctccctcctcctcctcctcacaccgctgaaggagacaggaagaaatagagaaggagaagtgtGACCTGTGAAATAGAATCTGAAAAGTGGCTTCTTCGTGCGAGGTGCAGACGACTCTTCTttacagatgattttttttaaagacatttttaaaGCCTTTTGCTAATACATCTTGTACGGTTGTGTATTACTTTAcaatttattgaatttttatagCTACTGGATGTTGACTTGTATTTAAACATTAATCTCTTTTTTCAACTAAGTAACAGAAGCTGTGCTTGGGTTAAAATGtgcttttattttatgaaaaggatcatagatggatgaatgaaagagtatttaaaaaataaagagcatAACTAAGTCCAACCTGTGAACTTGATTGATTAATCAGAGGATTTGgttgtgaagaagaaaaagaaatcaagatgGTGCTGGTTTATGAAGTGTTGTTCTTTGTGCAACAAAGAAGTATTTGGATAAATGGAAAGGGATATATtaatcatctctctcctttttttttttttttttttttttcttttttttttttttttccctccttgttATATATCGTATCCTCTTATTTCTTGTGCTAATAGTGTTGAAAAAGGTACTGGTCATGTCTTAGTCTTCCTAATTAAGCAGACTGAAACAAGTAAAAATGAAGTGATGAGGTAGTTTAGCACATAATCTTTCAATGTTGTTTTGTTATGATTGAAGTCTgtgttgaaaataatttttacctCTTGTATGCCCTTTCTTTGACATTTatcttacatatttatattctacatatttagcTCCCTGAAGGACATCATTTTCACCAAGGAAATTTTATCTGTATTTCCAGTTATCTTCATTATGCTGATGATGTCACAATCAGTGTGTCTTCACATTATGGATTTTTTCTGTAAGTGGGAGatattggtaatattttttttgacagGAGTGAGGAGATAGTGTGCAGGCTGGATGTGCAAAGTCTTCTAAATGATCTGTGCTTCCTGAAatattatttggttatttgtatattatggtCAGCCAGGCATAACCAGATAAATATTGTAAGGTTAAATATggaagatatttttatatatacacacatggttgACTGATTTTCCTCAAGTTTGTTTTATATGCGAGTGCATCCCAAGATCTGGAAGTTCAAGCAAGTCAAAATGAATGAATCAGTCAACATGCAACATTCTATTGACAAGTACCAATAATTGGGATGACAGTATATGGTGGTGGCAACAGACATCACACAACTTTTAACTAAAGTAAACAGtgaaaattttaatcattataactCTTGTGTAACATGATGTACAGTCATCTGAATTTTTAAACCATGGTTTATATACACAAGGACTGTATTCTTGACACATCTCAAGGACCAGTCCCAAAATCATAGTGCATATTTGAAATAGACATTTAAATGAAGCACAGCAGATCTtggatatatgagtgtatatctTTTCGATGAAGGCTGCAAAGTCTTTTCTTTTCACGTTTAGTCCATTTCAGTTTTGCTAATGTGTCATGCTTATAACTAGATGATATaggaaaaaagtatatttttcttgAATTAGTGAActttgacaaataaaaaaagaacaaaaaaaaaatattagtagagTAGCTAGTGAGTGTTAAGTTGAGCTAATCCCATCTCCATTAAACAATGTCATGTAtgcatatttcattttatgttttgtatatgaattggttttcatctttcatcattcATTCAAAGCACTTCTGTATTAAAAGAGAGTGATTACAAATTATAAACAAATCATGTAAGTAGGATTTATGGTTCAAAATGTCCTTTTATTGATTGATATTTTGCACCTCATTCTTTCCACCGTTGTTTATTAAGGAATGCACAATACTAGAGATCATAACTAATTTCTGTATAactatcataaattttattatgtcattatttgtGTTGTAAATATTGCACTTCCTTCCCATCAACCAAAGTTTGAATAAATCTGTAACTGTAGTTGTTATATCaatttcctattttctttattatgcatttttttagCACACTGAGTACacatctgttttattttatatatactgaataCATATTATGCTAAACCTATGTAAACTTATTAGCACTTTACTGTCATGgtaatagagtgtgtgtgtgtgtgtgtgtgtgtgtgtgtgtgtgtgtgtgtgtgtgtgtgtgtgtgtgtgtgtgtgtgtgtgtgtgtgtgtgtgtgtgtgtgtgtgtgtgtgtgtgtgtgtgtgtgtgtgtacacaatatttatacacactgcatatataGGGTAAtactgtataaacatatatatttatccatctatattatatatatagggtgtgtgaaaaagaagaaaaaaaaaagaaaagaaaagccctGTGTCAGAAAGCTTAAGAAGGATGAAAGGGAATAATATTGGATTTAACTCAGTCATGACGGGAGCCCCTAGTGCTAAACAAACAACTTGACAGGGTGCATGCAGAGTCAGCCTCTTGAGGGAAAAATCAGAAacatggaaaaaattaaattatcataCTCTCTATGGTCTTGGATGCTGCATAAACAATTTTTTAGGTAATGAAGCTAAAAAGAGGCTTTAAGTCTACTTTTGAAGGGCCATTTCTCCACAACAGGGctaaacaaacatacagatattTAGCATGCATAACTTAGAGCAGGCTTAACCATGCCTGAAGAAAAGATGAGGGTTAGTCTGTCATACATTGTCAGGATGTCATCTGGCATGAATAGGTTAGAAATATATGGATAATGCTCTTTTTCAATCCAAGAGGTCTGGTAAGAAGGTAATAGTGACAAAGTATTTATCATTCCATGAACAACAGAATgactaaaataagagaaaattcaCTATGAGAAGCCTTAAATCAACAAGACCTCTGGGACACAAAGAAAACATTTTCCATAGGCTGAATCTATTTCCTGGGCTGAGATGGTCTACTGCAAAGATTGGTTAAACATTTATAAAACTAGTCTGGagtaaataacagaaataaacaaaagcacatgggtaaagaacaataataagaaagacaGAATGTTGATcaagtacatatatgcatttcaaCTAAACTGATATGCATTTTAGATAAGCTGGCATCTCACTTGATCTGGCCACTAAAGTAATACAGATATACAACACCATTCTGAAGCTAAAGAGACCTAAGCTGAGGTGACCACGGTCAACCATGTA
Coding sequences within it:
- the LOC119596532 gene encoding echinoderm microtubule-associated protein-like 2 isoform X14 codes for the protein MYNSTSGGYKGPRKMMLGSSPPPVTITKVFDAWSKSGSRACPSAHTDDEMIENENQSLRDRVADLEKKVHEQTDEIMCLRSTLADVLRRINTIEGARVVNSHSGGRATPTKEGVRLRHHHSDSARDVSKRASSYVPGRSPSATQIRRPNSGSLHNLNNLRSSTSQLNLTRHGAREAQYNPDEGVVKMYLRGRPLNLYVPTPMRETYNPSGPTAQPPAKLKLEWVYGYRGRDCRNNVYQLPTGEIVYFVAAVVVLYNVEDQMQRHYLGHTDDIKCLAVHPNKLLIATGQTAGHDRRDARSWRLNPPADPLSPEAEEWPHIRVWDSVSLNTLHIIGISDIERSVACLAFSKADGGSLLVAVDEAPDHNMSVWDWSRGERGYKLLETKCAADQVLAVDFSPVDRNTIITCGKNHISFWNYESGMLAKRMGIFENRERPKYVTSISFTDTGNVISGDSNGNLLIWQRGGNTVCKMVRGAHEGPVFSILVQKDGAIITGGKDGRIIEWDRDLERTGNVIEVPEQFGAPRVVTSGRGTQLVVGTTRNCVLGGTFTFPLRPVMQGHTEELWALAPHPSQQQFLTAGYDRTCYLWDTMAHTIVWSKDIGEHAQSAAFSNNGEIVIIGTTSGRWFVMDSETREMYSQHQDGNEPIQVLRFSPSGQYLAVGSRDNNIYVYQVSEDCRKYTRIGRCQAKTRKARYQSISSVGHSSFVTHLDWSADSQFLQSNSGDYELLFWNAGLCRQIVQTSQMRDVEWASNTCTLNFSTLGIWPEGADGTDINTCAKANQSSLLATGDDFGKVKVFAFPACNQKARCYEYGGHSSHVTAVGYLHDDSRLISTGGRDTAIMQWVVSAASSSPSSSSSHR
- the LOC119596532 gene encoding echinoderm microtubule-associated protein-like 2 isoform X16 translates to MANSSRAREAQYNPDEGVVKMYLRGRPLNLYVPTPMRETYNPSGPTAQPPAKLKLEWVYGYRGRDCRNNVYQLPTGEIVYFVAAVVVLYNVEDQMQRHYLGHTDDIKCLAVHPNKLLIATGQTAGHDRRDARSWRLNPPADPLSPEAEEWPHIRVWDSVSLNTLHIIGISDIERSVACLAFSKADGGSLLVAVDEAPDHNMSVWDWSRGERGYKLLETKCAADQVLAVDFSPVDRNTIITCGKNHISFWNYESGMLAKRMGIFENRERPKYVTSISFTDTGNVISGDSNGNLLIWQRGGNTVCKMVRGAHEGPVFSILVQKDGAIITGGKDGRIIEWDRDLERTGNVIEVPEQFGAPRVVTSGRGTQLVVGTTRNCVLGGTFTFPLRPVMQGHTEELWALAPHPSQQQFLTAGYDRTCYLWDTMAHTIVWSKDIGEHAQSAAFSNNGEIVIIGTTSGRWFVMDSETREMYSQHQDGNEPIQVLRFSPSGQYLAVGSRDNNIYVYQVSEDCRKYTRIGRCQAKTRKARYQSISSVGHSSFVTHLDWSADSQFLQSNSGDYELLFWNAGLCRQIVQTSQMRDVEWASNTCTLNFSTLGIWPEGADGTDINTCAKANQSSLLATGDDFGKVKVFAFPACNQKARCYEYGGHSSHVTAVGYLHDDSRLISTGGRDTAIMQWVVSAASSSPSSSSSHR
- the LOC119596532 gene encoding echinoderm microtubule-associated protein-like 2 isoform X15; the encoded protein is MYNSTSGGYKGPRKMMLGSSPPPVTITKVFDAWSKSGSRACPSAHTDDEMIENENQSLRDRVADLEKKVHEQTDEIMCLRSTLADVLRRINTIEGARDTRKKSSSRTNHQPEHPFIASFPSSVVNSHSGGRATPTKEGVRLRHHHSDSARDVSKRASSYVPGRSPSATQIRAREAQYNPDEGVVKMYLRGRPLNLYVPTPMRETYNPSGPTAQPPAKLKLEWVYGYRGRDCRNNVYQLPTGEIVYFVAAVVVLYNVEDQMQRHYLGHTDDIKCLAVHPNKLLIATGQTAGHDRRDARSWRLNPPADPLSPEAEEWPHIRVWDSVSLNTLHIIGISDIERSVACLAFSKADGGSLLVAVDEAPDHNMSVWDWSRGERGYKLLETKCAADQVLAVDFSPVDRNTIITCGKNHISFWNYESGMLAKRMGIFENRERPKYVTSISFTDTGNVISGDSNGNLLIWQRGGNTVCKMVRGAHEGPVFSILVQKDGAIITGGKDGRIIEWDRDLERTGNVIEVPEQFGAPRVVTSGRGTQLVVGTTRNCVLGGTFTFPLRPVMQGHTEELWALAPHPSQQQFLTAGYDRTCYLWDTMAHTIVWSKDIGEHAQSAAFSNNGEIVIIGTTSGRWFVMDSETREMYSQHQDGNEPIQVLRFSPSGQYLAVGSRDNNIYVYQVSEDCRKYTRIGRCQAKTRKARYQSISSVGHSSFVTHLDWSADSQFLQSNSGDYELLFWNAGLCRQIVQTSQMRDVEWASNTCTLNFSTLGIWPEGADGTDINTCAKANQSSLLATGDDFGKVKVFAFPACNQKARCYEYGGHSSHVTAVGYLHDDSRLISTGGRDTAIMQWVVSAASSSPSSSSSHR